Part of the Streptomyces sp. NBC_01264 genome, ATCAACCTCACCGTGGAGAAGGGCGAGACCATCGCCCTGATGGGCCGCAACGGCGCCGGAAAGTCCACCCTCCTCGCCACCCTCATCGGCACCCTGGAGCCCACCACCGGCCAGGTCACCGTCAGCGGCCGCACCCCCCACCGCACGCCGCCCCCCGAGATGGTGACCCGCGTCGGCCTCGTCCCCCAGGAGCCCCGCGACCTCCTCTACGCCGACACCGTCGCAGCCGAGTGCACCGCCGCCGACCACGACGCCGGCCAGGCGCCCGGCACCTGCCGTGCCCTCGTCGCCGCGCTCCTCCCCGACGTCCCCGACGACACCCATCCGCGCGACCTCTCCGAGGGCCAGCGCCTGGCCCTCGCCCTGGCCCTGGTCCTGACCGGCCGCCCGACCCTGCTGCTCCTCGACGAGCCGACCCGCGGCCTGGACTACGCCGCCAAGGCCCGCCTCGTGGAGATCCTGCGCGGGCTCGCCGCCGACGGCCACGCCATCGTCCTGGCCACCCACGACGTGGAACTCGCCGCCGAACTGGCCCACCGCGTGGTGATCCTCGCCGGCGGCGAGATCGTCGCGGACGGCCCGACCGCCGAGGTCGTCGTCTCCTCCCCCGCCTTCGCCCCGCAGGTGGCCAAGATCCTGGCCCCGGGCCACTGGCTCACGGTCTCCCAGGTCGAAGCGGCCCTCTCCGGCGGGCCCCTCTCCGGCGGGCCCCTCTCCGGCGGAGCCGCCTCATGAGCACCTCCGCCCCGACCCCCCACCCCCGTTCCCGCCCCCTCCGCATCGGCCCCCGCGCCGCCGCCGCCCTGGTCCTCGTCACCCTCATCGGCATCGCCGCCTTCGGCTGGCCGCTCCTCGCCGACCGCCAGTCCGGCGTCGCCCACTCCCAGGACGCCCCCTGGCTCTTCGCGGCCCTGCTCCCCCTCCTGGTCGGGGTGGTCGTCGCGACCATCGCCGACGACGGGATGGACGCCAAGGCCGTCGCCATGCTCGGCGTACTGGCCGCGGTCGGGGCCGTGCTGCGCCCCCTCGGTGCCGGTACGACCGGCCTGGAGCCCATGTTCTTCCTGATGGTGCTGAGCGGCCGGGTCCTCGGCCCGGGCTTCGGTTTCGTCCTGGGCGCGGTCACGATGTTCGCGTCGGCCCTGCTCACGGGCGGTGTCGGGCCGTGGATGCCGTTCCAGATGCTGGCCCTGGCCTGGTTCTCGCTGGGCGCCGGGCTGCTGCCGGGTCCGGACCGGATCCGGGGGCGGGCCGAGCTGGCGATGCTCGCGCTGTACGGCTTCCTCGGCTCGTTCGCGTACGGCACGATCATGAACCTTCAGGGCTGGGTGATCCTTCAGGGCATGGACCAGGGCATCGCCTTCCACCCCGGGGACCCGGTCCCGGCGAACCTCGTGCGCTTCCTCGCGTACTGCCTGGCGACCTCGCTGGGCTGGGACCTGGGCCGGGCCGCGCTGACCGTCGTACTGACCCTCACGCTCGGCGGGACCCTGCTGAAGGCGTTGCGGCGGGCGACGAGGAAAGCGGCGTTCAACGCGCCCGTGGCCTTCGATCCGGGGGCCGCGAACGCCCCGAAACCTTCTCCCGAGAGGGGTACGGGTAGCCACGGAGGGTGAGATCCGGGCCCCCCGGCGGTGACCCGCCCCACAGGACCTAGGTCACATACGAAGCGGGATAGTAGTCCTTAGGCGTCCCGCACCCACCCCCACGCACCACTCCCCACCAGCGGTGATGTCGTCCCGCCCCAAAGGGGGTCGTTGCACCCGGGCTGCGAGGACCACTAGTAAGAGGGGGCGTTGCCGGGCGGGCTCTACCCCCGTAGAACTGGATGAGTCGCAGGGCGGACGGAGGTCCCCCGGATCCCCGCTCCCGCTGACGAACCCCTTTTCTTCACGTGAGTGGCTCATCCATGCCTGCGACTGCCCTTGTCTCCTTCGGAAGGTCCGTCCGTGTCCACCACTGTCATCCGCCGCATCGCCGCTTCGAAGAAGACCCTCGCGGGTACCGTCCTCGCCCTGGGCGTCGCCGGTTCCATGCTGGCCGCGGTTCCCGCGCAGGCCGCCCCGCTGAGTGCCAAGGCGATCGCCCAGCAGATGATCAAGGACCCGGCGCAGTTCGCGGCCTTCAACAACATCGTGTCCCGTGAGAGTGGCTGGGACCACACCGCCACGAACTCCTCCTCGGGCGCCTACGGCCTGGTCCAGGCCCTGCCGGCCTCGAAGATGTCCTCGGCGGGCTCGGACTGGAAGACCAACCCGGCCACCCAGATCAAGTGGGGCCTGGACTACATGAACTCCCGCTACGGCAGCCCCGAGGGCGCCTGGACCTTCTGGCAGAACCACCACTGGTACTAAACCACCAGCGGCAGCGGCCAAAGCAGCACGCGCACATGCGAAGGCCCCGGCGGCCGACCTCCCCAGGTCCGGCCTCCGGGGCCTTCGCGATCCCATCCCACAGGGTCCAAAGGCGGCGCAGCAGGTGCTACAGCCGCTGGATGATGGTGCCGGTCGCCAGCGCCCCGCCCGCGCACATGGTGATCAGCGCGAACTCCTTGTCGCGGCGCTCCAGCTCGTGCAGTGCGGTGGTGATCAGCCGGGCCCCGGTCGCGCCGACGGGGTGGCCGAGCGCGATGCCGCCGCCGTTGACGTTGACCTTCTCCAGGTCCTGGTCGAAGACCTGGGCCCAGCTGAGGACGACGGAGGCGAAGGCCTCGTTGATCTCGACGAGGTCGATGTCCTTGAGGGACATGCCGGCCTTGCCCAGCACGGCCCGCGTGGCGTCGATCGGCCCGTCCAGGTGGAAGTGCGGGTCGGAGCCGACCAGCGTCTGGGCGACGATCCGGGCGCGCGGCCGCAGCTTGAGGGCGCGGGCCATCTTGCGCGAGGCCCACATCACGGCGGCGGCGCCGTCGGATATCTGCGAGGAGTTCCCCGCGGTGTGCACGGCGGTCGGCATGACCGGCTTGAGCCGGGCGAGCGCCTCCATGGAGGTGTCGCGCAGGCCCTCGTCCCGGTCGACCAGCCGCCACATGCCCTGCCCCGCGGCCTGCTCGGCCTCCGTGGTGGGCACCTGCACGGCGAAGGTCTCGCGCTTGAACCGCTCCTCGGCCCACGCCGCGGCGGCCCGCTGCTGGGACAGGACCCCGAGCTTGTCAACGTCCTCGCGGGTCAGGCCCCGGTGGCGGGCGATGCGCTCGGCGGCCTCGAACTGGTTCGGCAGGTCGACGTTCCACTCGTCCGGGAAGGGCTTGCCCGGCCCGTGCTTCGATCCCGACCCCAGCGGCACGCGGCTCATGGCCTCGACCCCGCAGGCGATGCCGATGTCCATGACACCGCCGGAGATCATGTTGGCGACCATGTGGTTGGCCTGCTGGGAACTGCCGCACTGACAGTCCACGGTGGTCGCGGCGGTCTCGTACGGGAGGCCCATGGCCAGCCAGGCGTTGCGGGCCGGGTTCATCGACTGCTCGCCGGCGTGGGTGACGGTACCGCCGACGATCTGCTCCACGCAGTCGGGCTGGATCCCCGTGCGGGCGAGGAGCTCGCGGTAGGTCTCGCCGAGAAGGTAGGCGGGGTGAAGGTTGGCGAGCGCGCCCCCGCGCTTGCCGATCGGGGTGCGTACGGCTTCGACGATGACGGGTTCCGCGGCCATGAGCTCGTCCTCTCCTGCTCCTGCGTAGCGCACAGCGCGCATCGGCTAGCGCGCCTCAGCTGACGGGCGGGCCGTCCCGGCGCCCCACCCTAACTAGTACGCGTTCTAGTTCTCCCCGCAGTCTTATGACCAGAACACCCGGTACGCAAGGGTCTTGCACGCGGCTTCCACGGATTCCACACGCAACAGTTGGCGCGGGGCCCCTTGTCACTTCTAGAACTCGTTACTACCTTCAAGCCAACTTCTGATGGGCCGTCAGACTCTGGAGCCGCCCGATGACCTGCCCCGCACTGCCCGAAGGCTTCGACGCCACCGACCCGGACGTGCTCCAAGACCGGGTCCCCTACCCCGAGTTCGCTCAGCTGCGGCAGACCGCACCCGTGTGGTGGTGCCCGCAGCCGCGGGGCATCACCGGCTTCGACGACGAGGGGTACTGGGCCGTCACCCGGCACGCGGACGTCAAGTACATCTCCACGCACCCGGAGCTGTTCTCCTCCACCACGAACACGGCGATCATCCGCTTCAACGAGCACATCCGGCGCGAGACCATAGATGCCCAGCGACTGATCATGTTGAACATGGATCCGCCGGAACACACCCGCGTACGCCAGATCGTGCAGCGCGGCTTCACCCCGCGGGCCATCCGCGGGCTGGAGGACGCCCTGCGCGACCGGGCCCGCAAGATCGTCGCGGAGGCCCTCGAAACCTCGGCCGACGGAAGCTTCGACTTCGTCACCCAGGTCGCGTGCGAACTGCCCCTCCAGGCCATCGCCGAGCTGATCGGCGTACCGCAGGAGGACCGCTCGCGGATCTTCGACTGGTCGAACAAGATGATCGCGTACGACGACCCGGAGTACGCGATCACCGCCGAGGTCGGCGGCAACGCCGCGGCGGAGCTCATCGGTTACGCGATGAACCTGTCCGCCGCCCGCAAGGAGTGTCCGGCCAAGGACATCGTCACGCAGCTGGTGGCCGCGGAGGGCCAGGGCAACCTGGGCTCCGACGAGTTCGGCTTCTTCGTCCTCCTGCTGGCCGTCGCGGGCAACGAGACCACCCGCAACGCCATCAGCCACGGCATGCACGCCTTCCTGACCCACCCCGAGCAGTGGGAGCTGTACAAGGCGACCCGGCCCTCCACCGCCGCCGAGGAGATCGTCCGCTGGGCCACCCCCGTGGTGTCCTTCCAGCGCACCGCCACCCAGGACACCGAACTGGGCGGGCAGAAGATCAAGGCCGGCGACCGCGTCGGCATGTTCTACTCCTCCGCCAACCACGACCCCGAGGTCTTCACCGACCCCGACCGCTTCGACATCACCCGCGACCCCAACCCCCACATGGGCTTCGGCGGCGGCGGCCCGCACTTCTGCCTCGGCAAGTCGCTGGCCATCATGGAGATCGACCTGATGTTCAACGCCCTGGCCGACGCCCTGCCCGACCTCCACCTCGTCGGCGAGGGCCCGCGCCGGCTGCGCGCTGCCTGGCTGAACGGCATCAAGGAACTCCGGGTCAGCCACGGCTGACCCGTGATCCAGGACGGCAGGGGCCCACCTCCCACGCCCAGCCCCTGCCGTCCCTCGGTTGTTACCCGCCGGTCACCGGTCGTTATCATCCCGCCACCTTCGGGATCATTGCCTTGGCGGCGGGCCGGACCCCAGACTGCCCGGATGAACCTCGATGACCCCAGCGCGAGACGTTGGCAGCGGCTGCCCACGACGTGGCAGCGGATGGTCGATCTCGGCGATGGGTCCGAGCCCATGAGCCAGGGGGTCCTGGCCCTCATCGAGGCCGCCCGCGAAGAGCCGGAACTGCGCCGCCTCTACCCGTACACCAGCCACTTCACCCTGTGGTTCAGCGCCTCCGCGGGCCACCCCTTCGCCGTGACCGCCCCGGCAGTGGAACCCCTCCCCAACGGCCGCTTCCGCGTCCGCGGCCCCCGCCAAACCACCGTCCTCGGCGAAGCCGACACGGCCCGGGCGGCGATAGCCCTGGTGGTGGCGAACCTGCCGGCGGAATAGCCGAACCCAAGGGCCGACCCACTCCAGCCCCGCCGTGCCAAAACCAGCCCCTCCGGCGTTTGAGGAGCGGGAGCCCGGGGGTAGCGCCCCCGCAACACTGCCGCACGGGCGGGGTCCGGGGCGCAGCCCCGGGGAACGGGCGCAGCCCGAGCAGGGGACAGCCCCGCAGGGCCCGCCGCACCCTCCACCCCACGCCCCCGAGTGGCGCGAGCCACCCCACGGGCGGATCCTGACAGAACGCGGCGATCCATCGCGAAGGGGTGCCGGGGCGGGCTGCTACACCGCCCCGGCACCCCTTCGCGACCCGACCGCCCCGGTCAGGCCCTCGTCCGCTCCGCGGACCCCGCGGACCCCGCGGACCCCACCCCGACCCGCTCCGGCCGCCGCGGCCTCGGCACGGAAACCCCGGCCGGCACGGCATCGCCCCGAGGGCCCGACAGTACGTACACGAGCCCGAACCCCGCCCCGACGACCACCGCGCCGCCGACCGCGTCGAGCACCCAGTGGTTGGCGGTCGCGACGATCGCGCACACGGTGATCGTCGGGTGCAGCACGCCGAGCAGCTTCTGCCACCCCTTCGGCGCGATCGTCACGATCACGATCCCGCACCACAGCGACCAGCCGAAGTGCAGCGAGGGCATCGCCGCGTACTGGTTGGAGATCGCGGTCATGGCCCCGTAGCTCGGGTTCGCCAGATCCTGCACCCCGTGCACGGTGTCGACGAACCCCAGCCCGGGCATCAGCCGCGGCGGCGCCAGCGGGTACAGCCAGAAACCTATGAGCGCCAGCACGGTCGCCAGGCCCAGCGAGGCCCGCGCCCAGCGGTAGTCCTTGGGGCGGCGCCAGTAGAGGACGGCGAGTATCCCCAGCGGAACCACGAAGTGGAACGACGTGTAGTAGAAGTTGAAGAACGCCTCCACCCACGGCACGCTCACCACCGCATGGTTCACGGCGTGCTCGATGTCGATGCCGAGCGCCTTCTCGATCCCGTGGATCTGGCTCCCGTTGCCCTCCGCCAGGCTCCGGCTGGTGGGCGCGGCGGCCCGGATGTGCGAGTACAGCGAGTACCCGACCCGTATCAGGAGCAGTTCCAGCAGCAGGTTCGGACGCGACAGCACCCGCCGCCAGAACGGCAGCAGCGGCACCCGCGCCCACCGCGCGGGCGCGGGCCGGCCGTAGGCCGTGGGGACCGGCTCGCGCCAGTACGGGGAGGAGCGCGGCAGGAACGGCACCGCGCAGGCCGCCGCGAGGGCCGCGAGCAGCAGCACGTTGTCCCGTACGGGAGCCAGCGCGACCAGATTGGGCAGCAGCACGTCGCTCGGCAGGGTCATGGCGAGGACCACCGCCACCGGCCACACCGGCCGGTCGGCGGCCCGCTTGCCGACCTTGCCGGCGACCGCGAGCAGCACCCACAGCAGCTGGTGGCGCCAGCCCGTCGGGGACACGGCGACGGCCACGCAGCCGGTGATCGCGACGGCGAGCAGCAGCTGGCCGTCCCGCGCGTAGCGGGCCGCACGGCGCAGGCCGATCCAGACGATCGGGGCCGCGAGGGCGGCGTAGAGCAGGATCTCGCCGGGGCCGGACAGGCCCAGGCGCAGCAGGGCGCCGTGTACGGACTGGTTGGTGAGGCTGTCGGGTGCGCCGCCGAGGCCGGTGCCGGCCAGGTGCTGGACCCAGTACGTCCACGAGTCGCCGGGCAGGGCGGCCCAGGACAGCGCGGCGGCGCCGGTGAAGGTCAGGGCCGCTGAGCGCGCGGTGGTCCTGCGTCCGGACAGCCACATCAGCGGTGCGAAGAGCAGCAGCGCGGGCTGGAGAGCCGCGGCCAGGCCGATCAGGAACCCGGAGGGGCGCTCGCTCGGGACCCGGAACACGGCGAGGAGCACCAGCAGCACCGGCAGCACGGCGGTCTGCCCCGGCAGCGCGGCCTCACGGACCGGTAGCGAGACCATCATCAGCCCGACGAGCACGGGCGCGGCGAGCAGCGCGGTGCGCCGGGGCACGGGGTCGGGCAGGGCGCGCGCGGCGACCAGCCCGACGGCCGCGACGAGCAGCAGGGTCACGCAGGTCCAGGCCACCTCCAGGGAGGGCGCGGCGAGGCCCAGGAGGGGTTTGAGGACCAGCCCCGCGAAGGGGGTCCCGGTGAACTGGCCGCTGGTGTAGAGCGAGCCCGGCAGGCCGCCCGGGAGGTGGAAGCCTCCGAGCCACTCGCCCGGTGGCACGCGCAGCACGACCGAGGCCTGCCTGACGGCCAGCAGCAGGGCCAGCGCCCACAGCATGAGGCGCGCCGCCCCGAGTCTTCCGCCGCTACCGCCTATGACCCCGGCATGTCCGTTCGCACCACTGTGCTCCGCCGCGTTCGCCACGCCTCGCCGGCCTCCCGCCCTGTTGACTGCAACCCCGACTTCGCCTGGCTGCCGCGTTTCGTACTGCGTTTCATACCGCGCGCTTCATTTACCCGGACGACGATATCCCCCGCGCGATACCTAGGATGGCGTGCATGAGCATCGTGAAGATCAACGCCCTCACCGTCCCGGACGAACAGCGCGAGGTTCTGGAGCAGCGGTTCGCCTCCCGCGCCGGCTCCGTGGAGAACTCGGACGGCTTCGAATGGTTCGAGCTGCTGCGGCCCGTCGAGGGGACCGACCAGTATCTCGTGTACACGCGGTGGCGTTCCGAGGAGGACTTCCAGGCGTGGATGGAGGGGCCCATGAAGGCGGCCCACCAGGGTGGCGGCGCGGGCGGCGCGGCGGGCGGCCCGGCGGGCTCCGAGGGCGGCGCGGAGCGGCCGAAGCCCGCTGCCACGGGCTCGACGGTGTGGTCGTTCGAGGTCGTGCAGCAGGCGGCGCCGAAGCGGGGCTGACCTACGGAGAGGGTCCCGGAGCCGTGGCTCCGGGACCCTCTTTGCTTCGCTTCCGACTTTCCTTCGCTTCCGTCCGGCTCAGCTCCAGAAGGCGTCCATCTCGTCGATGTCCTCGATGCAGACGTCGAGGTCGCTGATCTTCCCGCCGACGATCGTGAAGAAGATGCCCTCGTGGATCTCCATCCCGCGGTCGCCGCGATCGGCGCGCGTTGTGTGGAAACTCATGACGTGGCCGCGGCCGTCCGCGAGCAGTTTGTCCAAGTGGAGCCGCATGGTGCCGTGCGTCTCCTCTCCCATCCGGCGGTAGAGGTCGAGCACGGCCTCGCGCCCCTTGTGGTGCCCGGAGATGGGGCTGCTGCCGGGGACGTGCTGGATGACGTCGGCCGTCATCATCGTGCTCAGCTTCTCCATGTCGCCCTGGCCGAAAGCCTCGTAGCCGCGGCGGATCAGGGCACAGTCAGGATGCTCCGACATGACGGTCACGCCCTTCGTGCGTACGGTTTGACCCTTTTCCTATCATCGGCCCGGCCCTGTGGATATTCCAACGCGGACGGTCGGGAACCGCTCCACAATGACGTCATG contains:
- a CDS encoding ECF transporter S component, which encodes MSTSAPTPHPRSRPLRIGPRAAAALVLVTLIGIAAFGWPLLADRQSGVAHSQDAPWLFAALLPLLVGVVVATIADDGMDAKAVAMLGVLAAVGAVLRPLGAGTTGLEPMFFLMVLSGRVLGPGFGFVLGAVTMFASALLTGGVGPWMPFQMLALAWFSLGAGLLPGPDRIRGRAELAMLALYGFLGSFAYGTIMNLQGWVILQGMDQGIAFHPGDPVPANLVRFLAYCLATSLGWDLGRAALTVVLTLTLGGTLLKALRRATRKAAFNAPVAFDPGAANAPKPSPERGTGSHGG
- a CDS encoding DUF6193 family natural product biosynthesis protein, translating into MNLDDPSARRWQRLPTTWQRMVDLGDGSEPMSQGVLALIEAAREEPELRRLYPYTSHFTLWFSASAGHPFAVTAPAVEPLPNGRFRVRGPRQTTVLGEADTARAAIALVVANLPAE
- a CDS encoding cytochrome P450, giving the protein MTCPALPEGFDATDPDVLQDRVPYPEFAQLRQTAPVWWCPQPRGITGFDDEGYWAVTRHADVKYISTHPELFSSTTNTAIIRFNEHIRRETIDAQRLIMLNMDPPEHTRVRQIVQRGFTPRAIRGLEDALRDRARKIVAEALETSADGSFDFVTQVACELPLQAIAELIGVPQEDRSRIFDWSNKMIAYDDPEYAITAEVGGNAAAELIGYAMNLSAARKECPAKDIVTQLVAAEGQGNLGSDEFGFFVLLLAVAGNETTRNAISHGMHAFLTHPEQWELYKATRPSTAAEEIVRWATPVVSFQRTATQDTELGGQKIKAGDRVGMFYSSANHDPEVFTDPDRFDITRDPNPHMGFGGGGPHFCLGKSLAIMEIDLMFNALADALPDLHLVGEGPRRLRAAWLNGIKELRVSHG
- a CDS encoding antibiotic biosynthesis monooxygenase family protein, coding for MSIVKINALTVPDEQREVLEQRFASRAGSVENSDGFEWFELLRPVEGTDQYLVYTRWRSEEDFQAWMEGPMKAAHQGGGAGGAAGGPAGSEGGAERPKPAATGSTVWSFEVVQQAAPKRG
- a CDS encoding nuclear transport factor 2 family protein, with translation MSEHPDCALIRRGYEAFGQGDMEKLSTMMTADVIQHVPGSSPISGHHKGREAVLDLYRRMGEETHGTMRLHLDKLLADGRGHVMSFHTTRADRGDRGMEIHEGIFFTIVGGKISDLDVCIEDIDEMDAFWS
- a CDS encoding bifunctional glycosyltransferase 87/phosphatase PAP2 family protein is translated as MLWALALLLAVRQASVVLRVPPGEWLGGFHLPGGLPGSLYTSGQFTGTPFAGLVLKPLLGLAAPSLEVAWTCVTLLLVAAVGLVAARALPDPVPRRTALLAAPVLVGLMMVSLPVREAALPGQTAVLPVLLVLLAVFRVPSERPSGFLIGLAAALQPALLLFAPLMWLSGRRTTARSAALTFTGAAALSWAALPGDSWTYWVQHLAGTGLGGAPDSLTNQSVHGALLRLGLSGPGEILLYAALAAPIVWIGLRRAARYARDGQLLLAVAITGCVAVAVSPTGWRHQLLWVLLAVAGKVGKRAADRPVWPVAVVLAMTLPSDVLLPNLVALAPVRDNVLLLAALAAACAVPFLPRSSPYWREPVPTAYGRPAPARWARVPLLPFWRRVLSRPNLLLELLLIRVGYSLYSHIRAAAPTSRSLAEGNGSQIHGIEKALGIDIEHAVNHAVVSVPWVEAFFNFYYTSFHFVVPLGILAVLYWRRPKDYRWARASLGLATVLALIGFWLYPLAPPRLMPGLGFVDTVHGVQDLANPSYGAMTAISNQYAAMPSLHFGWSLWCGIVIVTIAPKGWQKLLGVLHPTITVCAIVATANHWVLDAVGGAVVVGAGFGLVYVLSGPRGDAVPAGVSVPRPRRPERVGVGSAGSAGSAERTRA
- a CDS encoding steroid 3-ketoacyl-CoA thiolase; the protein is MAAEPVIVEAVRTPIGKRGGALANLHPAYLLGETYRELLARTGIQPDCVEQIVGGTVTHAGEQSMNPARNAWLAMGLPYETAATTVDCQCGSSQQANHMVANMISGGVMDIGIACGVEAMSRVPLGSGSKHGPGKPFPDEWNVDLPNQFEAAERIARHRGLTREDVDKLGVLSQQRAAAAWAEERFKRETFAVQVPTTEAEQAAGQGMWRLVDRDEGLRDTSMEALARLKPVMPTAVHTAGNSSQISDGAAAVMWASRKMARALKLRPRARIVAQTLVGSDPHFHLDGPIDATRAVLGKAGMSLKDIDLVEINEAFASVVLSWAQVFDQDLEKVNVNGGGIALGHPVGATGARLITTALHELERRDKEFALITMCAGGALATGTIIQRL
- a CDS encoding transglycosylase SLT domain-containing protein translates to MSTTVIRRIAASKKTLAGTVLALGVAGSMLAAVPAQAAPLSAKAIAQQMIKDPAQFAAFNNIVSRESGWDHTATNSSSGAYGLVQALPASKMSSAGSDWKTNPATQIKWGLDYMNSRYGSPEGAWTFWQNHHWY